Genomic DNA from Salvia miltiorrhiza cultivar Shanhuang (shh) chromosome 1, IMPLAD_Smil_shh, whole genome shotgun sequence:
CAGTTCGAACTGGGCCCGGCGGTTCTGGCCTGGACCGTTGACCACAAGCCTGAATCGGAACCAGAACCGGCAGAAGAGACGGGCCAGTTATGGGCCTAATTTTCTGGAACCGTGAACCGACGATTAATCGTCGGGCCGAAAACCGCCGGTTAATCGTCCAAAATTGgcgatttttcaattttttagttcttttttattttttctacattcaatttttacattagttatttatttgtatatgtaaattataatttttttattttaaatttaataaattataatttttttactttaaatttaataaaaatgcgaattttattacattttgggtgttaatatgttataactttatttcttttatagttttttcaacaattttgaTACATGTAATGTATTAAATAATGtaatttaataagaaaaaatatacacaatacataaaaaaataaaaaaatcgtcGGTTCGACCCTTGGACCGTTGGTTTTCGGCTTGACCCGAAACCGCTGGTTCAGGGTTGAAAACCGACCTGCCTGGAAGAAGACATGGGCCGGTTACGGTTCACCATTCCGGTGAACCGAAACCACTGATTCAGGGCCAGAACCAGCGATTTTCGGCCCGTGGACACCCGTACTTATTAGTGGGTTACCCTTTTCATATTAAGTTTTTTACCATATCTATTCTAATCTTTCCTCAAGTTTACTTACCTTGTGCTACAAGAACTCTTAAGCACATATATTAGTAAAAATATGAGAGCCCTTTAAGACAGGGTTGTAAACCCATTAATAGAAAAGGCATAGGCCTTACTTTCACCGACAAGAGAACTCATTTCTCAACATATTATTTGCTCAAGAAGTCATACTCGAGAGCAAGAAAATCATTTTATCAAATAGCAAATTTTGATTAAGCCCCACAACAAACATATGCAACTAAGGCTGTATTTGAAAACTTAGTTGAGATAAGCCCATTTACACAAACTCAATAAAACGTAACTTGGATTGGGCAAGCTACATTATGTAGGTTGTGCATTTGGTAGAACCTCTACAAAAGTGTGTGAATTGAAATCTAGTGTTTGATATCCACAAGACCACAACTAATATCAATTTAAAAGCATGAAATGACCAAAATATCCAGTGTTTACAGAGTTATTTTTTCCTCAAAAACGTGTTCAAGAATTAGCGACGTGTCACTGCAAATCTCACAAGAACTTGCAGTGTTCCCTTCTCTGTCTTAAATCTCACCATTGAAGAATTCCACCACAAATCTCACAAGAACTTGCAGTGTTCCCTTCTCTGGCTTAAATCTCACCATTGATGAATTCCACCATAAATCTCGCAAGAACTTGCAGTGTTCCCTTCTCTGGCCTAAATCTCGCCATTGATGAATTCAACTCCTTTTGTCGACACAGCTCTCTTCCCCAAATCTCGCCGTCGATGCTCCTCATTCGGCGAAGCGTCGCCCTTCTCTCTCACATTCTCTTCTCTCCActccatctctctctatctctactGAACATTCACAGAAATTGAACCCTAGCTCTTCCTCTAAAACTGCCGACACAACCACCGCCGTCTCTGGAAGACCGGCGAGTGCCGCTGCCTTACTCCACCTCCTCTCATTCTCTTCCTCTGAACCCCTCTCTCAATTTCAGTGAACCACCAAATCGGGTCCTAGCCCCCCGTTCTCTTCGATTCCGACCTTCCTCACCTAAGATCAACAGCCGCCCTTTTTGTACCATAATCGCCGCTGGCGAAAGAGCTAGTAAAGTTTCAAGCGAATGTTAACCACCTTAGGTCGAAAAGGAGTTACCTTGTCAGGTGATTATACATATGCAGAGGACATGCCGAGAGCATCTTCAAGCACAGAAGTACTTAGAGGAAGAGGAACCAGCTTGAAGAGCTCAACCATGACTAATGCTCAAGTGACTTCAATTTGATTTGAGGGGCAAACTTGTGATAAAATTTAAACCAGATCTACTGTGCTCTCAAGCTTCCCTAACCGAGGGTCTCCCTCAGTTACAGATCGAGGATGAAACAATGTTTTAGGCCCGGGCCGATCATCTAACTCGAGCTTCTCATGGTCCGTTGGTTGGATATCAAACACAAATATAACACCAGTTAATGAGCTAATATAGCTTTAACTAGGCTATCAAACTGGCCCTAAGTTTCCCACGTTCTTACCACCACTTATAGTCCATTCCAACATCAAAAGAAGGGGAATCGAAACAGGTACAAAAAATAAGTTATTAGCACATCCAATCAATAGATCACTCAAATAAATTAGGAATCACTCAACAAAACTCGTTAGCCTAAAAACACAAACACACTGTGAATATTCATCTTACCCATAGGTTATAACTAATTCACCGAACATgaaaacaattgaaatagtgtgtAGGATTGTCCCTGTTAACTTGTTCAAACCTGGTTCGCATCCTCGCCAACCTCATGAGAAGCCTCTTTTACAGCGGTGAGCCCGTCAGCGCTGAAATCCTCTAGTCTAATCTCGATTTTCCCCGCATCAATAGACAGCGCTGAATACTataatgaaattaatttttgcAGCGCATAATCTGCAAAAGCAATTGCACCACATATATTCCCCAAGTAGTTTGTAAGGGACAAGCCAGAATATTCACCTCCACACATTATGAAAACTAATTCATCAATTCACCGAGATCACTGCTTGAATACTAAGATCAACATTAGAGAGTGTAATCATGGTcaacttgttcgctaatttcttaacacACCGCAAGTGCACAGGTGCAATTATGTATAATAGCAAGCAAGGTCATATTCTACAGAGATTGATTATGATTAATTACTACCCTAAAATGTCTTTCCGTATCTGAAAAACAAATGAAGATTGGTTTGGTTTGagcaatggaaaataaataaactggaaagaaaataaatcaagctgacAGAGATGCATTGTTAAATGTATTGTTAATATTCACTTTCATCaactacaaaaaagaaaaagacatCACTTCTACATACAGGTAACAGGTACAAATGTAGAGAAATTCCATGGTTTGTTAGTGTCATTATACTACACAACAATACTACAAAAAGGAGCTCGTAACACCTGACTGACTAGCAATTGTCTCAGAAAACCTGAATCCCATAAACAATATCGATACAATACACTCATAGAAATAAGTGAATTTCTGCAATGGATCAATGCTTCACTTTTGGCCTATACACTTTGACAAAATAATATTGAATATGCTTATCGTTATAAGTCTACATGAACATCCAAATCAGTTTGTTCTCTCTTAGTACTGCAGCCATTGTTCATCATCATTCACATAGCAGCTATTCCGTCTTACCTTCttcagcctcttcttgatcagAAGTTTCGTCATCCTTCCTGTCTTGCTTCACTAAACTGATACTGCCTTTAGGTGTTTCTTTACATAACGATTCTGTTTCTTCTTCGTCTGTGTCTCCTTCGTTATTGTCCATGTATGCATACCTGACAAAGTTATGAAAAGATGATGCAAAATTGAAGGAGAGTAAGCTGGAGAAAGCCTAACAAAGATTGTGCTCGATATCTTTTTGTACATATTCATGAATTGGACAGTATTCCATTACAGGATTCACCTAAAGGGAATGGTGTTCATTCAGCTAAAATTGTAACACATACCTTTGGCAACTCTGCGATGGAGCCCAAAGATAGCAGATTACACAGAGCAAGGCAAATGCAAGAATATCCCAGAAAGCTGTGACAATCCAAGCATTCTGCCACCTTTCATTGAAGGGATCTGTTGCTTTGAAATAAACCTGCAGGAATCAGATAGCTCATACGTGACAAAGTGTTCTTATATAATACAATGTCTTTAAAACATAACTAATCACAGAGCATCATCTATGATATTTTCCACCTTCTGAAAAATCTTCTACACAGGCAGTACAGATACTGGGAGTAAGCTGGTTGTATAAGTTATGTCTCACAAAGAAATACTCGGAGTTTCAGAGATGAGTTCAACTAAGTTCACAGCATCCAATGGTTAAACTGTGTTTTAACATTATTTAAGGGGTGTCCATTCTCAAACTCATTTATTTTGCATTCCCACAGAGGAAAAAAAAGGATGGCAAGAGCCAAAGGTGAAGGCATGTACCTCATATCCTATCCACACGACTGAAGCAATAACAGTAACTGCTAGAGCGTTCGAGAATTTTCTGTATATCTCCAATTTAATAGAACTTCTTTTAGCCTGACAAAGGAGAACAGAGCCATAGTCAGCACATGGTATAAGCTAACAGGCATGGATAAAACTCAAGGAAAAGGCACAACTCAATCACAGAGTGAGAGTAACAAAAAAGTTCAATCAATAGGGATGTATACCTGTAGTTGCTCTAATGTTTTTGAAAGAGAAGTGAAAATCCACGAAATCAAAAATGCATCCAAAAATGCAACTGGAAGGACAAAAAACACTCTAACTCGTCCTGCTATGTCATTTATGCTTCCCACATACTCTGCAACGTTAAGCATTTCTGATGCCAAGAAGTAGGTGACTCCAACTAGAAGCACCTTTGTTGTTAGACCGCCAAGGGTTGGACGCACAACACCATAGCCCATAGCAACAGAAAGAATAAGAATGCGTGAAATAGTTCTCCTTATCGCTCCAATTGTCACAACCCAGGTTGTGATTCCAGCCGGCCTAGTTCCAGAGCTATTGAAGTATGCATAGTCAAAATACCAGAATGTCATCTCCAACAACCCAAGAGCAATAACAGAAGTGATGCAGTGTTGCAGCAGTAAAACGTCGTTCCAATGTCTAACATACTGGAAAACCCAGATGCCACAAAGTATCGCATAAGCAAGAGACATAAATACATAGAACTTCATCAGAGGGGCCATCCTACCAGGTAAAAAGCCAGTAGGGTTTCTCCACACTGTCCTTCCTGTTACCCTCAGTCCTTTAAGCTTTGGATCACACGTTATGAAGAATAAGTTGTACATTCCGGTGCTCTTTATGTTGACTTCTTTGTTCTTTTTCATATGTGCGGATAACATGTTTCCTCtaaaatacacactgataacaACCGGCCAGTTCCTATCAGCTGCTGACGGTGTTCTTATTACTTCTCCTTGTTTGCACCCTTCCAATTTGGCAAGATCCGGGGTACAACAGATCGATCTCTGCCCACCATAAGGAGATCCGCCAATATTATCGCGATCAGCTGCCTCAAAAATAACAACCTGAACCAACCCACCATTGTAGGCCAGAGCTGGGCGATGCTCAGCAGCTTCTTTACTCCTCCAGAAAGTTATGTTCTCGAATCTAAGTTTATATTCAAATTTCAATTAGAACAGAGTAACATTGCGTGTATCAGTATCACCACAAAGATCTGGTTAGAATTAGAAGATAACTGAAGCATTAGCAATTCCTCCACCTAAAAATTGAATGAGTTTAAAAGGAAAAGACCTAAATTAAGCGAATCAAAGATGCAGACGTATTGATATACACTTGGCAAGTTTGCTAAACGAATGAACTATCACTCAAGCATATACGATCAACATAAGCACACATGACATACGATTGAAACAAAATCAAGCCATTCTCCTACCGATTGTAGCTCAGCAACATAACTCAATTCTCACACACATTGCCCCAATGCATCACGTATAAACAGTACCAATGATAAAGATACAACAACTCCAATTTTCGTTTTCGTTCTTCAACACTACAACGTCATAGATTGAATGCCGACAAATGGCATAGATCTGATTGGGGATTCGAGTAAAGATTACCGGATGTAAGAGCGGGCGTGCtgggcggcggaggcggcgatgCCTTCGCTGCCGCCGGAGAGGAGATAAGCGGTGCCGACTTCTCGGAATGGATCTCGGTGGTAGATGTGAATCGAGGCTTCAGTGAATCCAACGGCTGATATTAGTACAAAGAATACGAAAGATTTGAGAATGGCGGCGCAGCATTGATCCGAAGGGCTGCTGGCGAGGCCCATGGGGGAGAGATACAGGGGAGGAATACCCGGGgattgtagagagagaaagaggggagATGGGGAGAGATCGGCGGGGAGAATTTGGTGGCTAGGTGGAGTGGTGATGCAGCAAGTAAGACTTCAGTATCAGTGTAGGCGTGCGTGCCACGCGCATGCTACGCACGTGAGGATCTTCGTTCGGTTTGGACAGGAAGGTTTTGTGAAAGATATGGAAGACCTAATGCTAATGTTTTTTTGAAGTGAACCTAATGTTAATGTTGATTAATTTCTCcttaaaaaaatgttaattttGAAGTTTATTAAAACGATATTacagtttttttttatataaaaaaaattgagaaatgaAAAAGGGTAGATTTGAATTCAATGAAAAACGATAGATTTAAACTATAAACCTAACTATTTACATAATGAAATTCCGTCTCTTGGGAAGCGGTGGGATTTACAAGGAGATATCTATAATTTAAAGTAGATGTCTAAACAATTGtagaaattttataattataatttatgctaAGTTTTGCTTAATACGCATCGACTACAGATTTAGACATGTGGCATCGATCGCAATGTAATATTGtaaccaaaataaaaaatttgttaGTTTTGGTTCTATTCTCTTTATCTGTTTAGACAATAATATGTTacaattactttttttttttttactgtgAGGGAAGGGGGAGCGATGGAGTTTGATCCTTAGATCTCATTGTTTATAGACAGGAGTTTGTACCGCTTCGTGTTCCATTGGGGACATAtaacaattaattataattaactgATCTCTATTTTTTGTGTCTTCCTTGCTACCATTACAACTTATTGATTCCACCGGTCGAGAATTATCGACGCCGCTCCtccaaaaaaatcaaataaaaataaaggctcgtaatataatttattttttgtgagtTAATAActagtatataaattaattaaagctaGCAAGAGTAGCATGCAATACAGTAACATTTTGTGACACAAGTGCAAAAATCGTTTTATTATGATcccataaattttattttgtgagcGATAACGTTTACAAGCAGacataaaattagaaaaaaaaacacaatttGAAGTTGATATATGCATCGATGAAACTACGCCTGAGGTTGAAAAATTAAGCAGAAGAAGGGTCCTCTTTGATGATGAGAAACGACGGCGTTTGTAGGGATGAATCGTAAAGTGGCGGTGACAGTAACTCAGCTCCAAGGCCTATCTCGTTTTCTGGTACGTACAGATGACATGATCTTTCATAGATTAAGACATCATCGTACTTGGGTGGtgtgaggcggcggcggcgacggcgacggcggtaGCACGAGGCTTGTTGGAGCTGGTTGATGAATCTGGCAAGTGGTGAGAGAGTGTACTGAGGCAGCTTTGATCTCTTCTTCTTTTGAACTTTGTTGCTGTCCCATATATCTTCTGCTTCTCTCTCCTCGCTCTCTGCATGCATCTCCTATTCTATTATTGGATCATTATTATGAAGCACTAGCTATATTTTCTCGACAAAAAGTAAACGTATTCTATATTTTATACAGCTGCATGATTACTAAAACTGGAAAATTAAAAGAGGGACCGAATACTCCCTCTTACCACTAGTTAATACTGCCATTTGTTGCATAAAAATATGCACGTTTTGCTCATATATACGCAGTAGGCTGATTGAAATATGGATAGTGATTAAGAAAATCATTTATAACATAAATTTAACAAGCAAATTAAATTCGTAAAATGCTCATATTTATTCTTTGACAATATTAAATTAATGTTAGACTTAATCAAAAGGGTTAAATAGGagtatattaataaataagtttaaaaaatCTTACTTGTATAGAActactatatatacatatatatgataCATTATTTTGTACATCTATCACCAACACTCTCTTTTTATAAAACTTGAAATTATAATGACTCGCGTTCCATCTACACAACAAACACACGTCAAATTTTACCTCATTTTTAGAATCAATTAATCCAGGACACATTAATTCATAAAACATAACCTCGAAAAATGAAAGCTTAATTAATAAACTCAAATTATAcataaagaaagaaagaaaaaaagaaagaaactttTACCACCAGCTTCTTGCTTTATCTGGATGGTGGTGGAATTAATTGAGGGTTTGAAGCTGTCCCCACAGTAAAAATGATCTCCAACTTGAGTTGCACAATCATCACCAACAGTAACAACTTCCGATTTTACCTGTGGCTCTACCGATTTACCACGACTAATTACTGGGATAGCTAAAGCTGGCTCAAAGGTCAAATTTCCAAAAATCATCCCAATTTGACTAACTGAAAATGGCACAGTTTCATGCGCAATTGAGCTTGAAGATGAACTTCCCATAAATGGATTACTTTTTGCCTCCTCATTCACTGATTGCTCACGACAATTTTCATCTAAATCAACCTTTGATCTGCATGAGTTGCAAATTATCAGTTTTGAAGGGCTCAGATCCCGCCACGTCGACGACCCTATTTCATCATCAACCGTCAGTAATCATCCTTGAATTCATCGAAAAATAATCAATCATCTGCAGCATATATACTAATTCTAGCTCGAATTATATCTTGAAAtcaattaagtttaaatttgaATGGaaaacatatttaattattagatGATTCGTACAGCAGATTAAATTGATGCTATATAATTACTAAAAATCACACATGCATAATAAAATGTACCGAAATTCAGAACCATgataaacattttttaaaatgaccaTGAAGcaaaatttctttcattttttttgcagagtgaaattttcaaattgaaatataGATGATATGTAAACAGATCTTGAATAGTTTCACTTACTAAAACAAGATGAATTTGTCTTAAGATTTATAAACGATTACCAGTAATAGCTAATTAGATATTcctgaatgaaaaaaaattgaaaaaaatgaaggGAACTCACATGCAAATCCACATTTGGAACATGGCCGTTGCTTTCTCATGATTTTTGCTTTCAATTTGGAGTGAAGATATAATTTAATGGTTGTTTATTTTCTCCTAAATGAGAAAAATGGTTGAATTTGAAAGGTCACAACTGCAAGATCgtcatatatataaaagcatGAGATAAAATGTTATAATAAGAGTAAAAACTGGAGGTTACAACTCAGCATGTGAGTGGCTCACATATGAAATCCTCTAATTCGCTTATTACGTGGGATTTTTGTCTAATTTAACAACAAAATGAAGTAATTTtgctaaaaataaatttaattatagttTTAAGAGTCGAGCAAACGACAAAATGAaagaagtactccctccgtcccactataagtggctcaaaacttttcagcgcgagaattaaggaaaaagtgtaaattggttaaaaatgatagGACCTACACTTTTTTTAAGTGTTAAATTTTTCAATGGGCATCAATTAATATCTGATATGAGCTGCCTGACCTTGCAGATTAATTGCTTTATGTGATGCAAAATCAGCATTTGAATATTATTGCTTTTGGATGCCTATAGATTTagctatatatatttataacttCATGAAAAGTTTTAAATTAAAGACCATTTTTATATTAGGGCgcgtttattttgattgtaaaatttttattggaaaATAATAGAtaagaaaaaatgagaaaatattatatttttcttctgTTTTTATCATAggtttactagagatgaaaagatgagaaaatattgaaaaagatTTTCAAACTCCTACcctatgataatattattcaacattagagaaaatgagtgaaaataagtTATTCAATAGAATATTTCACCTTGTCCGAAGAAAtttttttccatcaaagtaaatatgggaagaaaaaaaaactctcttttctttctatctttttttttttggtcttcTAATAACGTTTGCCTCAAGTGCCTTACGATGGTGAGAGTGGAACtaaaattcttaaaattcaaaattttctaaCTCGAATAAATTAACACAGAAAGAATAAGCTAGGAAGAAGAGAAGGCGAAGACTGCAGAAAAAGGAGGAAGAAAGCACGTGAATCAgtccttaattttattaattgaaaggAAATAATTTGGTGAAGGAagtaaaatagagataaaaCAAAATGTATTGTGAATTAAATATTGGAGGTGAATGCCAAATAAGAATAAATATGGTGTGAATTGCATGTAACCACCACTTATCCGCAATGTGTCATTTTCTATCCGCACACGAGATCCATAATCTTTGAATTCTGGCTTCATTCCATTTAATTACTACACTCGTAATCTCATTTTTACATGTACGATGCTCTCTAATTATGAGCCCTAAAGCTCAAAATTAGGTTACAGGTGGTTATACATTCTACCACACTATAATCAATTATAATATTGTAACTAAAAATATATCGCTATTTAATTCCATCTCTAAGTTTATTAAATTGTGgttgtatatataaaaaagaaggaaaaagaacctaaaatcatttttttttttgagaagaagGAGAGATATATTAATCATCAACACCAGAGTTCAAAACAACCGGAAACACCTCAGAAAAAGGTGAAGCTAGCAACATGAAAAGAAACAGCAAACTTAGCAAGCTTATCCGCCATGGCATTTCCTTCTCGTCGAGTCCAACTAAACGCACAATGCCTGAAATGGTTAGCTAAAGAAAGGATCTTTGTCGTTATGTCGCCAATATATGAGGGGTCCTTGTCTTGGTTGATGAGGCGCCAATAAAGCAGTTGGCGGCTGTCCGTTTCGAGAACCACATCGGGGACTCCCCTGTCCGCGCACATTTGTAGACCGCGAAGACCAGCTAAAGCTTCACCTTCCTCAGCTGTAACTGATCCAGTCATAAAATCATAGCAGCAGCCCCGGAAAGTGTCGTCCTTATCAGAGATAACAGCCCCAAAACCAGCTCCTGATCCATTCACAATCGCTGCATCGCATGACACTTTGACTTGAAGATCCCTGGTGCACTCCACAGATGTCGCCATTGTTGAGCTTTGAAAAGGAACTAGCAACTTTGGGCACAGCGCCCTCCTGGCAATAAGGAAACAGTCCTGGTGCGTCACCTCCTTGTTTTGAAACAGTAGCAAGTTCCTACCATACCACACCACCCACGCCACCGTAGCGAACAGATTGTGAGTTTCTCGATCTGGATTGCTGCGAATGCGCTCGAACCAGCATGAAATAGGAAGCACCTCTCCATTGCCGTGAGTTGGCAGTCGAAGGGGGGAAGTAGCCCATAAAAAAACCGCCCAATGACAATCCCTCAAAGCATGTTCAAGGTTCTCCTCATGGGCACCACATCTTCTACATTTTGGATCCACTTCAATCGATCTTCCCCTTAGTGCCATGGCCGTGGGAATCGCCCCCGCAAGACCACGCCACATAAACAGCTTAACTTTGGGTATAACTTCTAAACCCCATATCCAATGCCACAGAGAacaagaggaagaggaagaggacgCCACATTCCGCTTTGCAATATCACATGCCAATAAGTAACCAGATTTCACCGAATACGTGTTAAACTTACCGGTTGGCCAAAAAGGGGTGTCGTCATTGGCCATGGGGCGCACGAACTGTGGTAAACACGCTAACTCCCCATCCTGTACCATATTTGCCCATTTCTCCCAATCCCACTCATAATCATCAGCCAACATAACTTCTGATAAGGTTGAATCCTGCCAACCATCATTCACCCTCGCTGCACGATAATTACCAAAACCATTCGGTAACCAACGATCGATCCCCAAGCGAATTCTGCTCCCGTTGCCGACCTTCCAAGCAATACCTTCCAATAAGAGATCTCGACCTACTAACAAACTTTTCCGTGTAAAAGATGGGTTGTGCGGTTTGCTAGCTAGGAGGACATCGGTTCTAGGAAAATATCGAGCTTTGAGTGAACGACACAAGAGAGAATCACCACCGTGGAGGATGCGCCATGCTTGCTTAGCCAACATGGCTTGGTTAAACAAACTAATGTCACGGAACCCCAAGCCTCCTTCGCCCTTTGGTTGACACAATTTTTTCCAACTCTTCCAATGAATACGACGCTCATCCAATTTTTGCCCCCAAAAGAAACTCGCAGCAATACTGTTCAACCTTTGACAAATTTACTCGGGTAAAGCAAAGCAGCTCATAAAATAGATAGGAATCGACTGGAGTACAGACTTTATGAGAACAATTTTGCCAGCTCCCGACAAGAAACGCCTTTTCCAGTCCTTTGATTTTTTTCTTGTTCTGTCCACCAACAGCTGGAAGATTTCGGCCTTCGATCTACCCACCGTGCTTGGTATGCCCAGATATTTGCCATGTTGTGTCACACTCGTCACCCCAAGTTGTCTAGCCAAAGTTTCTCTCTTATTAGCGTCGACCCCTCCACTGAAATTGATCGCCGATTTCTCAAGACTAATCTTTTGACCAGAGACACCCTCGTACCTCCATAGAACTTCTTTGACAGTTGCTATCTCCGCTTGGTTAGCCTTCCCAAAGATGATGCAATCATCCGCAAAGAGCAGATGACTCACCCTAGGCGCAGAGCGACACATTCTCGCACCATGAATCAGATTGCTCGTCTCAGCCTGGCGCAGGAGCCCAGACAACGCTTCAGCACAAAAGAGGAACAGAAAATGGGAGGGCGGATCACCTTGCCTCAAACCTCGGCTAGGCTCAAAAGAGTCACCTGGAAATCCATTAACAAGAACGCGAAAAGGAACAGTGGTAACACATCTCATGATAAGGTTCACAAAGTTATTATTAAAGCCCAACCGACGCAACATAAGATCAAGAAAGCTCCATTCTACCCTGTCATAAGCTTTGGCCATATCCAATTTAAAAGCAAAGACGCCACTATCACGAGCCTTATTCAACTTCATcatatgaaaattttcaaaagcCAGTAAAGCATTATCGGTAATTTGACGACCCGGGACAAAAGCAGATTGACTCTCATGGATAATATCAGTAAGAATAAATTTGAGGCGATTGGTAATAACTTTGTACACAAGCTTATAAACAACATTGCATAAACTAATGGGGCGGAAATCAGAAGGGACAGagcattttttctttttagggaTCAAACAAATAAAGGTGGAATTAATCGACGCCGGACAAGCGCCATTATTGAGCACACTCAGGACAAGAGGCACAACATCCTTCTTAGCCCGCGACCAACAAGAAGTATAGAAAATAACAAGCATACCATCCGGCCCGGGGGCTTTGAGAGGGGCCATCTGTTTTAACGCCTGAGCAACCTCCTCTTGTGTGAACGCGGTGGAAAGGCTGTTGTTCATATCTTCTGTGACAACAGGTTGGATG
This window encodes:
- the LOC131018724 gene encoding uncharacterized protein LOC131018724, producing the protein MGLASSPSDQCCAAILKSFVFFVLISAVGFTEASIHIYHRDPFREVGTAYLLSGGSEGIAASAAQHARSYIRFENITFWRSKEAAEHRPALAYNGGLVQVVIFEAADRDNIGGSPYGGQRSICCTPDLAKLEGCKQGEVIRTPSAADRNWPVVISVYFRGNMLSAHMKKNKEVNIKSTGMYNLFFITCDPKLKGLRVTGRTVWRNPTGFLPGRMAPLMKFYVFMSLAYAILCGIWVFQYVRHWNDVLLLQHCITSVIALGLLEMTFWYFDYAYFNSSGTRPAGITTWVVTIGAIRRTISRILILSVAMGYGVVRPTLGGLTTKVLLVGVTYFLASEMLNVAEYVGSINDIAGRVRVFFVLPVAFLDAFLISWIFTSLSKTLEQLQAKRSSIKLEIYRKFSNALAVTVIASVVWIGYEVYFKATDPFNERWQNAWIVTAFWDILAFALLCVICYLWAPSQSCQRYAYMDNNEGDTDEEETESLCKETPKGSISLVKQDRKDDETSDQEEAEEGKTE
- the LOC131005893 gene encoding uncharacterized protein LOC131005893, with protein sequence MLAKQAWRILHGGDSLLCRSLKARYFPRTDVLLASKPHNPSFTRKSLLVGRDLLLEGIAWKVGNGSRIRLGIDRWLPNGFGNYRAARVNDGWQDSTLSEVMLADDYEWDWEKWANMVQDGELACLPQFVRPMANDDTPFWPTGKFNTYSVKSGYLLACDIAKRNVASSSSSSCSLWHWIWGLEVIPKVKLFMWRGLAGAIPTAMALRGRSIEVDPKCRRCGAHEENLEHALRDCHWAVFLWATSPLRLPTHGNGEVLPISCWFERIRSNPDRETHNLFATVAWVVWYGRNLLLFQNKEVTHQDCFLIARRALCPKLLVPFQSSTMATSVECTRDLQVKVSCDAAIVNGSGAGFGAVISDKDDTFRGCCYDFMTGSVTAEEGEALAGLRGLQMCADRGVPDVVLETDSRQLLYWRLINQDKDPSYIGDITTKILSLANHFRHCAFSWTRREGNAMADKLAKFAVSFHVASFTFF